The DNA region GCCGTCGCTCGCAGACTCGACAGCCTGTTCGATGATCCCTTCTTGATCCGGCGTCACGACGAAGGTCATCACGCGCGGCAACACCTTCTCCTCCTCTTCGGCCTGCTCATCCAATAGCGCCGCCACCTCATCGGCGGGGAACTCCAACAGGGCATGAAGCTCTTCCAGCTGGCGATCGGATTCCGGGAGCAGCCCGGCCAGATCGTCGAGGCTCATCCCACCCAAAAGCTCGTGGATAAGCTGCGCTCGGCGGATCGGAACATCCTGCCCTTCGAGGCGGTTCAATGTGGCCAGCAGGAGATTGGCCTCCCGGTCGTCCACCTCCCAGACATCGCACCGCGCTTCTGAGTGACCCAACTCCCGAAGCACATCGATTCTGTGATGCCCGTCGAGCACCTGGTACTTCCCGGCTTGATCCGGATGGAGCCTGACGATCAGATACGGGTACCGGCCGGTTCGTTTGATATGCGCCTTTAACTTCTCCCTCATATCTTCGGACATGACATTGCTGTTGAGCGGGTGCGGGACAAGATCGTCCAGCGGAATCATTTTCGCACCGAGAG from Candidatus Eisenbacteria bacterium includes:
- a CDS encoding ParB N-terminal domain-containing protein, which produces MEKLEMAQMKKPLGAKMIPLDDLVPHPLNSNVMSEDMREKLKAHIKRTGRYPYLIVRLHPDQAGKYQVLDGHHRIDVLRELGHSEARCDVWEVDDREANLLLATLNRLEGQDVPIRRAQLIHELLGGMSLDDLAGLLPESDRQLEELHALLEFPADEVAALLDEQAEEEEKVLPRVMTFVVTPDQEGIIEQAVESASDGTPGRDRRARGLTNLAKGFLEDRTDETQPLKDT